From Cydia splendana chromosome 12, ilCydSple1.2, whole genome shotgun sequence, a single genomic window includes:
- the LOC134795776 gene encoding uncharacterized protein LOC134795776: MGKAKLTTVFENLKFDEIQMNTKLAVEYIKTKEGVFRSLYFEPEKTISKVDSYSNNIECADSSSFLLPGTSTLSTTESWTNITEKLKKLATRIKERSNLFCQLEWLIRRIPIENTQHSNLIMKNLLHASADWKAAYIEEGVITMADNTPMLILGFVAQIFKTCDDPIILSTPQTAVVCHLFTELCREVGWNVRLILIDQLNNLMDDNKVYPNLFNSLLPEITGIITEQSDLDSAIHDFLNAELHPLPLTRLLVQENVFEDFKTTLDWKCKLRPEEPGLNMQETVQKCSNSFRYGNKLFLVNYAGCYHRQGSEQVVLVEAFRSVKELLSLVPKYKQLCLSIWTGSVSEANEIALHVDVPIIWVNDYFNFTGCDEISKTIYKRIDSVNVTVKVNSSIVKMLKIQGQWLKKTFTERCDAVLKVIKSKDLSFGDKIEPEILNWKINNFISINNDTMILGFNVPDEVVLYNTFGTVAVPSPCFDNIIRALINGSAVIIASTPKNEEEIFISFETEGIPVAFADEEKTNELDDIKVPLGDSWCFQTKVIWTTYGTIFAN; encoded by the coding sequence ATGGGTAAAGCAAAATTAACTACGGTTTTCGAAAATCTTAAATTTGATGAAATACAAATGAACACAAAGTTAGCAGTAgaatacattaaaacaaaagaaGGTGTATTCCGTAGCTTATACTTTGAGCCGGAAAAAACAATAAGTAAGGTTGATTCTTATTCGAACAATATAGAATGTGCAGATTCATCTTCATTCCTGCTACCGGGTACTTCAACGTTATCAACTACAGAGTCATGGACAAATATcactgaaaaattaaaaaagttggCTACTAGAATTAAAGAAAGATCCAACTTGTTCTGCCAACTTGAATGGTTGATCCGGCGTATCCCTATTGAGAACACGCAACATAGTAATTTGATTATGAAAAACTTGCTTCATGCCAGTGCAGATTGGAAAGCGGCTTACATCGAAGAAGGAGTTATTACCATGGCTGACAACACTCCAATGCTGATACTTGGTTTTGTAGCTCAAATATTCAAAACTTGTGATGACCCAATTATTTTGTCGACGCCACAAACCGCTGTAGTGTGTCATCTCTTTACCGAACTGTGTCGTGAAGTTGGATGGAACGTGCGATTAATACTAATAGATCAACTGAACAATTTGATGGATGATAACAAAGTATATCCAAATCTATTCAACAGTCTATTGCCCGAAATTACTGGGATTATTACCGAACAATCTGACTTGGATTCTGCTATTCATGATTTCCTAAATGCTGAGCTACATCCGCTACCGCTTACACGTCTCCTTGTTCAAGAAAATGTTTTTGAAGATTTTAAGACTACTTTAGATTGGAAATGCAAATTACGTCCTGAGGAACCCGGACTTAATATGCAAGAAACAGTACAAAAATGCTCGAATTCATTTAGatatggtaataaattatttttagtaaaTTATGCTGGATGTTATCATAGACAGGGGTCAGAGCAAGTTGTGTTAGTAGAAGCTTTTAGAAGTGTCAAAGAATTGCTGTCACTTGTTCCGAAGTACAAACAACTATGCTTATCAATATGGACTGGCAGCGTTTCAGAAGCCAATGAAATTGCTCTACACGTAGACGTTCCAATTATATGGGTAAATGATTATTTCAACTTTACTGGATGTGACGAAATCAGTAAAACGATCTATAAGAGAATAGATTCTGTGAATGTGACGGTTAAAGTTAATAGCTCCATtgttaaaatgctaaaaatacaAGGACAATGGTTGAAAAAAACTTTCACCGAGCGTTGTGACGCTGTGCTGaaagtaatcaaaagtaaagaTCTCAGTTTTGGAGATAAGATTGAACCTGAAATACTGAATTGGAAAATCAACAACTTTATCTCTATCAATAATGATACGATGATATTGGGATTTAATGTACCTGATGAAGTAGTGTTATACAACACATTTGGAACTGTAGCAGTGCCGTCCCCTTGCTTTGATAACATTATTAGGGCACTTATAAATGGGAGTGCCGTAATAATTGCATCTACACCTAAAAACGAGGAGgaaatttttatttcatttgaaacAGAAGGAATACCTGTAGCTTTTGCAGACGAAGAGAAGACAAATGAGTTAGATGACATTAAGGTGCCTCTTGGTGATAGTTGGTGCTtccaaacaaaagttatttggaCGACTTATGGAACAATATTTGCAAACTAA